In Bacillus sp. SB49, a single window of DNA contains:
- a CDS encoding DUF1206 domain-containing protein, which translates to MDTSLKDNRHVRKTKEDVKPWIRRIGRIGYMAKGIVYFLVGILTFMAVLGIGGKTTGTSGMFQSLAGVKFGEWLLWMIGIGLIGYICWVLVEAFFDPQNNGLDPKGLIMRTGYVVSGVVYGSLAYQAIQIAMHAGSGGGDSKKTISAQIMSQPLGEWIIGAVGVIIIGYGLYEFFGGITGKFMKKLWTKDMEKKEVNTAKTAGKYGLAARGIVLGIIGFFFIQTALTSDPDEAKGLDGALSELSQQPYGRWILGIIAVGLILYGVYQIVRGRYMRMNFGRK; encoded by the coding sequence ATGGATACGTCATTAAAAGACAATCGCCACGTCAGAAAAACGAAGGAAGATGTAAAGCCGTGGATCCGCAGAATCGGACGAATCGGCTACATGGCAAAGGGAATTGTGTACTTCCTTGTAGGGATATTGACGTTTATGGCGGTACTCGGCATAGGGGGTAAAACGACCGGGACAAGCGGTATGTTCCAGTCTTTGGCCGGGGTGAAGTTTGGGGAATGGCTGCTTTGGATGATCGGCATCGGACTGATAGGCTACATTTGCTGGGTTTTAGTAGAAGCGTTCTTCGATCCACAGAACAACGGATTAGATCCGAAAGGACTGATTATGAGAACCGGCTATGTTGTAAGTGGTGTCGTTTATGGTTCTCTGGCTTATCAAGCAATCCAAATAGCGATGCATGCAGGTTCCGGAGGCGGTGATTCTAAAAAGACTATTTCCGCCCAAATTATGTCGCAGCCACTTGGTGAATGGATCATCGGAGCAGTTGGAGTTATCATCATCGGGTATGGATTATATGAATTCTTTGGTGGCATAACCGGTAAATTCATGAAAAAATTATGGACGAAAGATATGGAAAAGAAAGAGGTAAACACGGCAAAAACAGCAGGAAAATACGGCCTTGCCGCCAGAGGTATTGTACTCGGAATTATAGGTTTCTTCTTTATTCAAACGGCACTTACTTCGGATCCGGACGAAGCGAAAGGCTTGGATGGCGCTTTATCGGAATTATCCCAGCAGCCATATGGTAGGTGGATTCTCGGCATCATAGCGGTAGGTTTAATCCTTTATGGTGTGTACCAGATTGTGAGAGGCAGATATATGCGGATGAACTTCGGCAGAAAATAA
- a CDS encoding excisionase family DNA-binding protein has product MYMTIEETAEYLDLPADYITHLVHHHKIKTVHDGTQFLINKHQFNNHLEQMEKYRDMIQAYLNEPIPEDPDIKDED; this is encoded by the coding sequence ATGTATATGACGATTGAAGAAACGGCAGAGTACCTTGATCTGCCTGCTGACTATATAACGCATCTCGTCCATCACCATAAGATAAAAACCGTCCATGACGGGACGCAGTTTCTCATTAATAAACATCAATTCAACAATCACTTGGAACAAATGGAAAAATACAGAGATATGATCCAGGCGTATTTGAACGAACCCATTCCTGAAGATCCTGACATCAAAGACGAAGATTAA